One segment of Paraburkholderia sp. PREW-6R DNA contains the following:
- a CDS encoding AraC family transcriptional regulator produces MNTLAHPPEPDDATLTGMLSHFTLLEPVFDAMPDVVFFVKDAHARYALVNRTLASRCGFKEKSGLLGKTAEDVFPSRFGRIYTAQDKAVINVGNQMIDQLELHLYPGRQPGWCLTCKQPLRDAGGRVVGLAGISRDLKADESSHPAYSRLAAVVQSIQENYVQPLNLKQLAAMADMSVAQLERYFHKVFHLTPRQVLLKTRLDAATALLVSHDKVTDVAALCGYTDHSAFTRQFKATVGVTPTEYRMLLHGTARA; encoded by the coding sequence ATGAACACGCTGGCCCATCCGCCTGAACCCGACGACGCAACGCTCACCGGCATGCTGTCGCATTTCACGTTGCTGGAGCCGGTGTTCGACGCAATGCCCGACGTCGTGTTCTTCGTCAAGGACGCCCACGCGCGATACGCGCTCGTGAACCGCACGCTGGCTTCCCGTTGTGGCTTCAAGGAGAAGTCCGGCTTGCTCGGCAAAACCGCCGAAGACGTGTTTCCGAGCCGCTTCGGCCGCATTTACACGGCGCAGGACAAGGCGGTCATCAACGTCGGCAATCAGATGATCGACCAGTTGGAGTTGCACCTGTATCCCGGCCGTCAGCCTGGCTGGTGTCTCACATGCAAGCAGCCGCTGCGCGACGCTGGGGGCCGCGTCGTCGGGCTGGCCGGCATTTCGCGCGATCTGAAAGCGGACGAAAGCAGTCATCCTGCCTACAGCCGGCTCGCGGCGGTCGTCCAGTCAATTCAGGAAAACTATGTCCAGCCGCTGAATCTGAAACAGCTTGCGGCGATGGCGGATATGTCGGTCGCGCAACTCGAGCGCTATTTCCACAAGGTGTTTCATCTGACGCCGCGCCAGGTTTTGCTCAAAACGCGGCTGGATGCGGCCACGGCGCTGCTCGTATCGCACGACAAGGTCACCGACGTCGCGGCGCTGTGCGGCTACACCGACCACAGTGCATTCACACGCCAGTTCAAGGCGACGGTGGGCGTCACGCCCACCGAGTACCGCATGCTGCTGCACGGCACAGCGCGAGCCTGA
- a CDS encoding TIM barrel protein → MQRSIATVSISGTLVEKLTAIQAAGFEGVEIFENDLLYFDGSPADVRRIADDLGLKIMLFQPFRDFDGVSPERLERNLDRAKRKFDVMHELGTDRILVCSNVSPDTIGDDALMTDQLGALARAAEAAGVIAGYEALAWGKHVKTYRHAWKLVNAVNHPNLGLVLDSFHTLSLNDTVDGIADIPGDRITFVQIADAPKLAMDVLEWSRHYRCFPGQGDFDLANFTAQVVKTGYQGPLSLEIFNDGFRAAPTTITAADGHRSLLFLEEHTRALLQSSGQPVGDLYRPPAAPAHVGYQFLEFAVDHTTRAQLVDWLGKLRFREAGRHRSKDVTLFQHGAASIVLNAEPDSFANAFFQQHGLSLCASAFRVDDASQAFERAAGFGYAPFSGQIGPNERVLPAVQAPDSSLNYFVDEAPEQPTLFEADFVLTDINGPSEVGPLSRIDHVCLSVPANSLDTWVLFLRTALGFQAEPGVLVPDPYGLVRSRALRSRDGSVRIVLNASVDRHTAVAEALSTYHGSGLNHVALSTADIFSAIPEFVADGLPVLRIPRNYYDDLAARYALPDDTLEALRAHNILYDRDERGGEFFHAYTELLDKRFFMEIVERRGGYDGYGAANAAVRLAAQAQRRK, encoded by the coding sequence ATGCAGCGTTCGATTGCCACCGTGTCGATCAGTGGAACCCTTGTCGAGAAGCTGACGGCGATTCAGGCCGCGGGCTTCGAAGGCGTCGAGATATTCGAAAACGATCTGCTGTATTTCGACGGCTCGCCCGCCGACGTGCGGCGCATCGCCGACGATCTCGGTCTGAAGATCATGCTGTTCCAGCCGTTCCGCGATTTCGACGGCGTGAGCCCGGAGCGTCTCGAACGCAATCTGGACCGGGCGAAACGCAAGTTCGACGTGATGCACGAACTGGGCACCGACCGGATTCTGGTGTGCAGCAACGTGTCGCCGGACACCATCGGCGACGACGCGCTGATGACCGATCAGCTCGGCGCACTGGCCCGCGCCGCCGAAGCGGCCGGCGTGATCGCCGGTTACGAGGCGCTCGCGTGGGGCAAGCACGTCAAAACATACCGGCATGCATGGAAGCTGGTGAATGCGGTCAATCATCCGAACCTCGGCCTCGTGCTCGACAGCTTCCACACGCTGTCACTGAACGACACAGTCGACGGTATCGCCGATATTCCGGGTGACCGCATTACGTTCGTGCAGATCGCCGACGCACCGAAGCTTGCAATGGACGTGCTCGAATGGAGCCGACACTACCGCTGCTTTCCCGGCCAGGGCGACTTCGATCTGGCCAATTTCACCGCACAGGTCGTCAAAACCGGCTACCAGGGGCCGCTCTCGCTCGAAATATTCAACGACGGTTTTCGCGCCGCGCCCACCACGATCACCGCCGCTGACGGGCACCGCTCGTTGCTGTTTCTGGAGGAGCACACCCGCGCACTGCTGCAGAGCAGCGGTCAGCCGGTCGGCGATCTGTACCGGCCGCCTGCCGCGCCGGCACACGTGGGCTACCAGTTCCTCGAATTCGCCGTGGACCACACCACGCGCGCACAGCTGGTCGACTGGCTCGGCAAACTGCGCTTTCGCGAGGCCGGCCGGCATCGTTCGAAAGACGTCACGCTGTTTCAGCACGGCGCGGCGTCGATCGTGCTGAACGCCGAACCGGATTCGTTCGCCAACGCATTCTTCCAGCAGCACGGGCTGTCGCTGTGCGCATCGGCCTTTCGCGTGGATGACGCCAGCCAGGCATTCGAGCGCGCCGCCGGTTTCGGCTATGCGCCGTTTTCCGGCCAGATCGGCCCGAACGAGCGCGTGTTGCCCGCCGTGCAGGCGCCCGACAGCAGCCTGAACTATTTCGTCGACGAAGCGCCGGAGCAGCCCACGCTGTTCGAGGCCGATTTCGTACTGACCGACATCAACGGTCCATCCGAAGTCGGACCGCTCAGCCGCATCGATCACGTGTGCCTGTCGGTGCCGGCCAATTCGCTCGACACGTGGGTGCTGTTCCTGCGCACCGCGCTTGGCTTCCAGGCGGAGCCCGGCGTGCTGGTGCCGGACCCGTATGGACTGGTGCGCAGCCGGGCGTTGCGCAGCCGTGACGGCTCGGTGCGTATCGTGCTGAATGCGTCGGTGGATCGCCATACCGCGGTGGCCGAAGCGTTGAGCACCTACCACGGCTCCGGGCTGAACCATGTCGCGCTGAGTACCGCCGACATCTTCAGCGCGATTCCCGAATTCGTCGCCGACGGGCTGCCGGTGCTGCGCATCCCGCGCAACTATTACGACGACCTCGCTGCGCGCTACGCGCTACCGGACGACACGCTCGAAGCGCTGCGCGCGCACAATATCCTGTACGACCGCGACGAGCGCGGCGGCGAATTTTTCCACGCGTACACAGAGCTGCTGGACAAACGCTTCTTCATGGAGATCGTCGAGCGACGTGGGGGCTACGACGGTTACGGCGCCGCGAATGCTGCCGTGCGGCTCGCGGCGCAGGCGCAACGGCGCAAATGA
- the aroQ gene encoding type II 3-dehydroquinate dehydratase produces the protein MSFASVLVLNGPNLNLLGTREPAIYGSETLDDVARLCRDAADRLDLSVDFCQSNAEHQLIDWLHAARTKVDGIVINPAAYTHTSVALADALTAIEKPVVEVHISNVHRREAFRHHSYVSAVADGIIIGCGTQGYVLALERMAVILKNRVAR, from the coding sequence ATGAGTTTCGCATCGGTCCTGGTCCTGAACGGGCCCAATCTCAATCTGCTCGGCACGCGCGAGCCGGCCATCTACGGCTCGGAAACGCTCGACGACGTCGCGAGACTTTGCCGCGACGCGGCAGACCGTCTCGACCTGTCGGTCGACTTCTGTCAGTCGAACGCCGAGCACCAGTTGATCGACTGGCTGCATGCGGCGCGCACCAAGGTCGACGGCATCGTGATCAATCCCGCCGCGTACACGCATACGTCGGTTGCGCTTGCCGACGCGCTCACCGCGATCGAAAAGCCGGTCGTCGAAGTGCACATCTCGAACGTGCATCGGCGCGAGGCGTTCCGGCATCACTCGTATGTGTCGGCGGTGGCGGACGGGATCATCATCGGGTGCGGCACGCAAGGCTATGTGCTGGCGTTGGAACGGATGGCCGTCATCCTTAAAAACAGGGTGGCGCGATGA
- a CDS encoding shikimate dehydrogenase yields MSTSASNAQATPRSYLVGLIGSGIGGSLTPAMHEEEGSRLGLHYVYRRIDLEALKLDMSALSDLLTAAERMGYNGLNVTYPCKQAIIPLLDELSDDARALGAVNTVLLKDGKRIGHNTDWSGFARAFQRGLPDASLKRVVQLGAGGAGAAVAHAALTMGAKSLVLFDVDAGRAASLAEELQKRFPASTVSAGMALAESLAAATGLIHATPTGMAKLPGLPLPAELLHRDLWVADIVYFPIRTALLQAAEAIGCRTLSGGGMAVYQAVDAMRIFTGQEPDAERVYTHFQSLLQG; encoded by the coding sequence ATGAGCACATCTGCATCGAATGCGCAGGCCACGCCGCGCTCGTACCTGGTCGGACTGATCGGCTCGGGAATCGGCGGCTCGCTCACGCCCGCCATGCACGAAGAAGAGGGCAGCAGGCTCGGCCTGCACTATGTGTACCGGCGCATCGATCTGGAAGCGTTGAAGCTGGATATGTCGGCGCTTTCCGATCTGCTCACTGCCGCCGAACGCATGGGGTACAACGGTCTGAACGTCACCTATCCGTGCAAGCAGGCGATCATTCCGCTGCTCGACGAACTGTCCGACGACGCTCGCGCGCTCGGCGCGGTCAACACGGTGCTGCTGAAGGACGGCAAGCGCATCGGCCATAACACCGACTGGTCCGGTTTCGCCCGGGCATTCCAGCGCGGGTTGCCGGATGCGTCGCTTAAGCGTGTCGTGCAGCTCGGCGCGGGCGGCGCGGGCGCAGCAGTCGCGCACGCCGCGCTGACCATGGGTGCGAAGTCGCTCGTGTTATTCGACGTGGACGCCGGGCGCGCGGCGTCGCTGGCCGAGGAGCTGCAAAAGCGCTTTCCGGCCAGCACGGTCAGCGCCGGCATGGCTCTGGCCGAGTCGCTGGCGGCCGCCACCGGCCTGATTCACGCGACGCCGACCGGCATGGCGAAACTGCCGGGCCTGCCGCTGCCTGCCGAATTGCTGCACCGTGATCTGTGGGTCGCCGACATCGTCTATTTCCCGATTCGCACCGCCCTGTTGCAGGCCGCCGAGGCCATCGGCTGCCGCACGCTGAGCGGCGGCGGCATGGCGGTGTATCAGGCAGTCGATGCAATGCGTATCTTCACGGGCCAGGAACCGGATGCTGAACGCGTTTATACGCATTTTCAATCGCTGCTGCAGGGCTGA
- a CDS encoding MFS transporter, translating into MSQPIQSNHTEAALQSGAAVGAARRSKARYKILALLAAGTMINYLDRTVLGIAAPQLTKELGINAAVMGLLFSVFSWSYVASQIPGGLFLDRFGSKLTYFLSMTFWSLFTLAQGLVHGIGALFVFRLGLGVSEAPCFPTNSRVVATWFPQSERAMATGTYTVGEYIGLAFFSPFLFMLMGAFGWRSLFYVVGGVGIVFGLIWWAFYREPGDHPSVNQAELDYIAAGGGLTNVKKDAAAAGAVKAKSGFEWRTIGRLLKHRQLTGICLGQFAGNSTLVFFLTWFPTYLATERHMAWLKIGFFAIMPFIAASVGVMFGGIFSDWLLRRGVSANVARKLPIIAGLLLASTIVLANYVESNVVVIVILSVAFFAQGMAALGWTLVSDIAPDGLLGVTGGIFNFAANLAGIITPLAVGFIVAATGSFVGALVFIGAIAMVGALSYIFIVGDIKRIVLDD; encoded by the coding sequence ATGTCGCAACCGATCCAGAGCAATCACACCGAAGCCGCGCTGCAGTCCGGCGCCGCCGTCGGCGCCGCGCGCCGTTCAAAAGCCCGCTACAAGATCCTGGCGCTGCTCGCCGCCGGCACCATGATCAACTATCTCGACCGCACGGTGCTCGGCATCGCGGCGCCGCAGTTGACCAAAGAACTGGGCATCAACGCCGCGGTCATGGGCTTGCTGTTCTCCGTGTTCTCGTGGAGCTATGTCGCCTCGCAGATTCCAGGCGGTCTGTTTCTCGACCGGTTCGGCAGCAAGCTCACGTATTTCCTGTCGATGACTTTCTGGTCCCTCTTCACGCTCGCGCAAGGACTGGTGCACGGCATCGGCGCGCTGTTCGTATTCCGTCTTGGGCTGGGCGTGTCCGAGGCGCCCTGCTTTCCGACCAACAGCCGCGTCGTGGCCACGTGGTTTCCACAAAGCGAACGCGCGATGGCGACCGGCACGTACACCGTCGGCGAATATATCGGCCTCGCGTTTTTCAGCCCGTTTCTGTTCATGCTGATGGGCGCGTTCGGCTGGCGGTCGCTGTTCTACGTAGTGGGGGGCGTGGGCATCGTGTTCGGTCTGATCTGGTGGGCGTTCTACCGCGAGCCGGGCGATCATCCGTCGGTCAATCAGGCGGAGCTGGATTACATCGCAGCAGGCGGCGGACTCACGAACGTGAAGAAAGACGCAGCGGCTGCCGGCGCGGTCAAGGCGAAAAGCGGATTCGAGTGGCGCACCATTGGCCGCCTGCTCAAGCATCGTCAGCTGACGGGCATATGCCTCGGCCAGTTCGCGGGCAACTCGACGCTGGTGTTCTTTCTCACGTGGTTCCCCACCTATCTCGCCACCGAGCGTCACATGGCGTGGCTGAAAATCGGCTTCTTCGCGATCATGCCGTTCATTGCGGCGTCGGTCGGCGTGATGTTCGGCGGCATTTTCTCCGACTGGCTGCTGCGCCGCGGCGTGTCGGCGAACGTGGCGCGCAAGCTGCCGATCATCGCCGGGCTGCTGCTCGCGTCGACGATCGTTCTTGCGAACTACGTGGAAAGCAACGTGGTGGTGATCGTGATCCTGTCGGTGGCATTCTTCGCCCAGGGCATGGCGGCACTCGGCTGGACGCTGGTATCGGACATCGCGCCCGACGGCCTGCTCGGCGTGACCGGCGGCATTTTCAACTTCGCGGCGAACCTGGCCGGCATTATCACGCCGCTGGCAGTGGGCTTTATCGTCGCGGCAACCGGCTCGTTTGTCGGCGCGCTGGTGTTTATCGGCGCAATCGCGATGGTCGGCGCGCTGTCGTACATTTTTATCGTCGGCGATATCAAGCGGATCGTGCTGGACGATTGA
- a CDS encoding TetR/AcrR family transcriptional regulator, producing the protein MKKGSKAAGPDVNGTPSDTPQTDAPRGDARRTDARRSDARRKYDPEQTKRNILDVATQEFSAMGLTGARVDAIAERTNTTKRMLYYYFGSKEGLYQAVLEKVYGDIRALEQDLHVSELDPVEGMRALVEFTFDYHDRQRDFVRLVTIENIHGAKYVEQVKTFKGRNVTVIHTIEDLLARGVASGQFRDDLDPIDLHLMISSLCFHRVGNRHTFGTAFGRDPSHPRLRARHRAMIVDAVLRFVRKEN; encoded by the coding sequence ATGAAAAAGGGAAGCAAGGCTGCCGGGCCGGATGTCAACGGCACTCCGTCCGACACGCCGCAAACCGACGCCCCACGTGGCGACGCCCGACGTACCGACGCCCGACGTAGCGACGCGCGACGCAAATACGACCCCGAGCAGACAAAGCGCAACATCCTCGACGTCGCGACGCAGGAATTCTCTGCGATGGGACTGACAGGCGCGCGGGTCGACGCGATTGCGGAGCGCACGAACACCACCAAGCGCATGCTGTACTACTACTTCGGCAGCAAGGAAGGGTTGTATCAGGCCGTGCTCGAAAAGGTGTATGGCGACATTCGGGCGCTCGAACAGGATCTGCATGTCAGCGAACTCGATCCGGTCGAAGGTATGCGCGCGCTGGTCGAATTCACGTTCGACTATCACGACCGCCAGCGCGATTTCGTCCGCCTCGTGACCATCGAAAACATTCATGGCGCGAAGTACGTCGAGCAGGTCAAGACATTCAAAGGCCGCAACGTCACCGTCATTCATACGATTGAAGATCTGCTCGCGCGCGGCGTGGCGTCCGGCCAGTTTCGCGACGACCTCGACCCGATCGACCTGCATCTGATGATCAGTTCGCTGTGCTTTCACCGGGTCGGCAATCGCCATACGTTCGGCACGGCGTTTGGACGCGATCCGTCGCACCCGAGGCTGCGGGCAAGACACCGCGCGATGATCGTGGACGCGGTGCTGCGATTCGTGCGAAAGGAAAATTGA
- a CDS encoding FAD-binding oxidoreductase: protein MQSYYEATVSRPAGSSAGQAEPVHAPLAGRHAVDVCIIGGGLAGLSAALGLAERGVADVVVLEAEQVGYGASGRNGGFVFGGYSLDCADLLRILGSVRARELYTLTTDAVDLMRKRIARYRIACDATDAGVILANWFDEPSRLELQRRLMRDTFGVEWEPLSAAQLASQLKTSRYHGGLFERNAFHFHPLKYVLGVAAAIRATGVRIHEHSPVTGLRQQGAGFVVRTPNGVIEARHVVMAGGGYARHVYPRVERAVLPIATYVMATEPLGARLKDAIDTRAAVYDTRFAFDYYRPLPDTRVLWGGRISVRERAPEAIARLLRRDLLKVYPQLHDVRVEHAWGGLMSYARHKMPQIGRSADGVWYAVGFGGHGMAPTTVSGELLAAAIAGERPVPDAFASFGLTPAFGALGLAAAQLTYTAMQTRDVLTARRKRAPTPL from the coding sequence ATGCAAAGTTATTACGAAGCGACTGTCAGTCGTCCTGCGGGTTCATCGGCGGGGCAGGCCGAACCTGTCCATGCGCCGCTGGCGGGGCGGCATGCGGTCGACGTCTGCATCATCGGCGGCGGCCTCGCAGGTTTGTCGGCCGCGCTGGGACTCGCTGAACGGGGCGTCGCCGATGTCGTCGTGCTCGAAGCCGAACAGGTGGGCTATGGCGCGTCCGGGCGCAATGGCGGTTTCGTGTTCGGCGGCTACAGTCTCGACTGCGCCGATCTGCTGCGAATCCTCGGTTCCGTGCGCGCCCGCGAGCTTTACACGCTGACCACCGACGCCGTCGATCTGATGCGCAAGCGCATCGCGCGCTATCGCATTGCTTGCGACGCGACCGACGCCGGCGTGATTCTCGCGAACTGGTTTGACGAGCCGTCACGGCTCGAATTGCAACGGCGTCTGATGCGCGACACGTTTGGCGTGGAATGGGAACCGTTGAGCGCCGCGCAACTCGCGTCGCAACTCAAAACCAGCCGCTATCACGGCGGCCTGTTCGAGCGCAATGCCTTCCATTTTCATCCGCTTAAATACGTACTCGGCGTCGCCGCCGCGATTCGCGCCACGGGCGTACGAATCCACGAGCATTCGCCCGTCACTGGCTTGCGTCAACAGGGTGCCGGCTTTGTCGTGCGTACGCCCAACGGCGTGATCGAAGCGCGGCATGTCGTGATGGCAGGCGGCGGCTATGCGCGCCACGTCTATCCAAGAGTCGAGCGTGCCGTGCTGCCCATCGCCACCTATGTGATGGCGACTGAACCGCTCGGCGCACGACTGAAAGACGCGATCGACACGCGCGCCGCCGTCTACGACACCCGCTTCGCGTTCGACTATTACCGGCCGTTGCCCGACACGCGCGTTCTCTGGGGCGGCCGGATTTCCGTGCGCGAGCGCGCGCCCGAGGCGATTGCCCGCCTGTTGCGGCGCGATCTGCTGAAGGTCTATCCGCAACTTCATGATGTGCGTGTCGAGCACGCATGGGGCGGTTTGATGAGCTACGCGCGCCACAAGATGCCGCAGATCGGGCGAAGCGCCGACGGCGTCTGGTACGCGGTCGGCTTCGGCGGCCACGGCATGGCGCCGACCACCGTCTCCGGTGAATTGCTGGCAGCGGCCATTGCCGGCGAGCGGCCGGTGCCCGACGCTTTCGCCAGTTTCGGCCTGACGCCCGCGTTCGGCGCACTGGGCCTCGCCGCTGCGCAACTCACCTACACCGCCATGCAAACGCGCGACGTGTTGACCGCGCGCCGCAAGCGGGCGCCGACCCCACTTTGA
- a CDS encoding anti-sigma factor — protein sequence MNLHRYPQVIDLLAAEYVLGTLRGAARRRFQLYADRDSVVRKAVDDWQRRISPMAELAEPRMPPAAVWEAIERRLNLSSAREAARPRSMLERPVRPSRSLFENLAFWRGWALGVTGIAAVAVVVAVRSLLPSATTQTPAPTVAQIPEVAISHVAVLNNKESQPVMLVAWDETHSTMSLHPLGKVDLPAGRAMELWGIPASGHPVALGMLPDSATGKLPAGQQKPQSYAALAVSIEAPGGSPNPNAPSGPVVFTGKLLPVT from the coding sequence ATGAATCTGCATCGCTATCCTCAGGTCATCGATCTGCTTGCCGCCGAGTACGTGCTTGGCACCCTGCGCGGCGCGGCGCGGCGACGCTTCCAGCTGTACGCGGATCGAGACTCCGTGGTCCGCAAAGCCGTCGACGACTGGCAACGGCGCATCTCGCCCATGGCCGAACTCGCTGAGCCGCGCATGCCGCCGGCCGCCGTGTGGGAGGCCATCGAGCGTCGTCTGAATCTGAGCAGCGCGCGCGAAGCCGCGCGGCCGCGGTCGATGCTGGAAAGGCCGGTGCGTCCGTCGCGCAGTCTGTTCGAAAACCTTGCGTTCTGGCGCGGCTGGGCGCTTGGGGTTACGGGGATCGCAGCCGTTGCCGTGGTGGTTGCCGTGCGTTCGCTGCTGCCGTCGGCCACGACGCAAACGCCCGCGCCCACCGTCGCCCAGATTCCGGAGGTTGCGATCTCGCACGTCGCCGTGCTGAACAATAAGGAATCGCAACCGGTCATGCTGGTCGCGTGGGACGAAACGCATTCCACGATGAGCTTGCACCCGTTGGGCAAGGTCGATCTGCCGGCCGGCCGCGCGATGGAATTGTGGGGCATCCCGGCAAGCGGCCATCCGGTTGCACTCGGCATGCTGCCGGACAGCGCAACCGGCAAGCTGCCCGCGGGTCAGCAGAAGCCGCAAAGCTACGCGGCGTTGGCGGTGTCGATCGAAGCACCGGGCGGCTCGCCGAATCCGAATGCGCCGTCCGGGCCGGTGGTATTCACCGGCAAGCTGCTGCCGGTGACCTGA
- a CDS encoding sigma-70 family RNA polymerase sigma factor: MNANPRELTPETLAELLERVAREDGAALRELYDLAAPKLFGLALRILSRHEWAEEVLQDSFVNIWRFAGDYRRALSAPMTWMSAIVRNRALDHLRRVNSQETEWSDALDDLVATGDPDPEALTAVSLQARLLAGCMQQLEPAQRQAVALAYLRDQSHSEIAEVLTVPLGTIKSWIRRGLAKLKTCLGGE, from the coding sequence ATGAACGCCAATCCTCGAGAATTAACGCCGGAAACGCTCGCCGAGTTGCTCGAACGTGTCGCCAGAGAAGACGGTGCGGCGCTGCGCGAGCTTTATGATCTCGCCGCCCCGAAACTGTTTGGTCTCGCGCTCCGTATATTGAGCAGGCACGAGTGGGCAGAAGAAGTGTTGCAGGATAGCTTCGTCAATATCTGGCGGTTTGCGGGCGACTATCGCCGCGCATTGTCCGCTCCAATGACGTGGATGTCGGCTATTGTCCGTAACCGTGCTCTCGATCATCTGCGGCGGGTCAATTCGCAGGAAACAGAGTGGAGCGATGCGTTGGACGATCTCGTGGCAACAGGGGACCCAGATCCCGAAGCACTGACTGCGGTCAGTCTGCAGGCACGTTTGCTGGCCGGCTGCATGCAGCAGCTGGAGCCGGCCCAACGCCAGGCGGTCGCGCTCGCTTACTTGCGCGACCAGAGCCATAGCGAAATTGCCGAAGTGCTGACGGTGCCGCTCGGCACCATCAAATCCTGGATCCGGCGCGGCCTCGCCAAGCTGAAGACCTGTCTTGGGGGCGAGTGA